Proteins encoded in a region of the Nitrospinota bacterium genome:
- the tuf gene encoding elongation factor Tu (EF-Tu; promotes GTP-dependent binding of aminoacyl-tRNA to the A-site of ribosomes during protein biosynthesis; when the tRNA anticodon matches the mRNA codon, GTP hydrolysis results; the inactive EF-Tu-GDP leaves the ribosome and release of GDP is promoted by elongation factor Ts; many prokaryotes have two copies of the gene encoding EF-Tu), translating to AGVEMVMPGDNVTMIVELIHPIAMEKELRFAIREGGRTVGAGVVVEILE from the coding sequence GGCGGGCGTGGAGATGGTGATGCCGGGCGACAACGTGACGATGATAGTCGAGCTCATTCACCCCATAGCGATGGAAAAGGAACTCCGGTTCGCCATCCGCGAAGGGGGCCGCACCGTGGGCGCGGGCGTCGTCGTCGAGATATTGGAGTAA